The proteins below come from a single Saccharopolyspora sp. SCSIO 74807 genomic window:
- a CDS encoding ABC transporter ATP-binding protein, which yields MSDSDTAADGGAERTRPGWIRRLFAACWRHPIAVLLAMGASVAAVGLEALVPLLTKTAVDDAVAGSTGRLWWLAAALAGLGVFRFGAAFVRRYSAGRLALDVQHDLRRAVFGSVQRLDGGKQDALRTGQVVSRAITDLQLVNALLAMLPLAAGTVVLAVFALTAMLWLSPLLTLVVLVVMPLIAIVSAHSRKRLFPATWSAQQCAADIAQQVEESVAGVRVVKGFGQEAREVSGLEARARRLFAERLRAARMTSLPQATLTALPSAGQVGVLGLGGWMALQGQVGIGTFVAFAAYVTMLGGPARMLASVLVQGQVTRAGMERITDLIDSRPDVRNRPGAVDLPEVPLRVRLDDAGFGYTRDQRVLDGMSLTVRPGETVALVGSAGSGKSTVSLLLPRFYDVQQGAVRIGTADGTTEHDVRDVRLESLRKAVGVVFEEAFLFSDTIRGNIAYGRPDASEAEIVAAARAAEAHEFITELPDGYDTMVGERGLTLSGGQRQRVALARALLSDPRILVLDDATSAVDPATEAAIHDTLRSVTAQRTTLLIAHRRSTLALADRVAVLEEGRVVDVGTQHELERRCTLFRSLLAGPGESIETPHAAPETTSAQLWPEVADEPEAAHTITAPQGPGARGTSTSSKDATPLTPELKAGIRRLPAATEAPRLPGVDATAPDPQFRLTRLLRPIRWGLVLTVALVAGDALTSIALPSLVREGVDRGVGAGDPATLWTVTAVGAAVVLAAWLVIKAQTVITARTGETLLYLLRVRSFAHLQRLGLDYYERELAGRIMTRMTTDVDALSTFLQTGMATAVVSVFTIVGIAVALLITDLSLALVALAVLPPLIVATVLFRRVAATAYAEARERVSTVNADLQENVSGLRVAQAHRRERHSAKVFAQRSDAYRRSRLRAQRYIATFFPFTTLLSELAQAAVLGVGATRVATGDLTAGVLVAFLLYLGMFFSPVQQLSGVFDQYQQARVGLRRIGELLRTPTSVPAAAEPVEVPPRFAGEVEVRDVSFRYPGTDEPALRDISLKIDPGTTVALVGPTGAGKSTLVKLLARFYDVTAGAVLIDGIDVRRFEPAGYHHRLAVVPQEGYLFAGDVAANIAYGRPDATDAEIEAAARDVGALPGIAMLPNGFRQQVGERGRELSAGQRQLVALARAELVRPDLLLLDEATAALDPATESLVISASDKLAARRTTFVVAHRLGTAARADRIVVIDGGQVVEDGSHSELMELGGQYARLWHATDAHSHSAPGVGTVRTRH from the coding sequence GTGAGCGACTCCGACACGGCCGCCGACGGCGGCGCCGAGCGCACCCGCCCCGGGTGGATCCGCCGGCTGTTCGCCGCCTGCTGGCGGCATCCGATCGCCGTGCTGCTGGCGATGGGCGCTTCGGTGGCCGCGGTCGGACTCGAGGCGCTCGTCCCGCTGCTGACGAAGACGGCCGTCGACGACGCGGTCGCGGGTAGCACCGGCCGCCTGTGGTGGCTGGCCGCGGCACTGGCCGGGCTGGGCGTGTTCCGCTTCGGCGCGGCGTTCGTGCGCCGCTACTCCGCGGGCAGGCTGGCGCTGGACGTCCAGCACGACCTCCGGCGAGCGGTGTTCGGCTCGGTGCAGCGGCTGGACGGCGGCAAGCAGGACGCGCTGCGCACCGGGCAGGTGGTGTCCCGGGCGATCACCGATCTGCAGCTGGTGAACGCGCTGCTGGCGATGTTGCCGCTGGCGGCGGGCACCGTGGTGCTCGCGGTGTTCGCACTGACCGCGATGCTGTGGCTGTCCCCGCTGCTGACGCTGGTCGTGCTGGTCGTGATGCCGCTGATCGCGATCGTGTCCGCGCACAGCCGCAAGCGGCTGTTCCCCGCCACGTGGTCGGCGCAGCAATGCGCCGCGGACATCGCGCAGCAGGTCGAGGAGTCGGTCGCCGGGGTCCGCGTGGTGAAGGGCTTCGGGCAGGAGGCGCGGGAGGTCTCCGGCCTGGAGGCCCGCGCGCGGCGGCTGTTCGCCGAACGGCTCCGCGCGGCACGGATGACCTCGCTGCCGCAGGCGACCCTGACCGCGCTGCCCTCGGCAGGGCAGGTCGGCGTGCTCGGGCTCGGCGGCTGGATGGCGTTGCAGGGCCAGGTCGGCATCGGCACGTTCGTGGCGTTCGCCGCCTACGTCACGATGCTCGGCGGCCCGGCCCGGATGCTGGCCAGCGTGCTGGTGCAGGGGCAGGTGACCCGCGCGGGCATGGAGCGGATCACCGACCTGATCGACTCGCGGCCGGACGTGCGCAACCGGCCCGGCGCCGTGGACCTGCCCGAGGTGCCGCTGCGGGTGCGGCTGGACGACGCCGGGTTCGGGTACACCCGCGATCAGCGAGTGCTGGACGGCATGTCGCTGACCGTGCGGCCCGGCGAGACGGTGGCGCTGGTCGGCTCGGCCGGCTCCGGCAAGTCGACGGTGTCACTGCTGCTGCCCCGCTTCTACGACGTCCAGCAAGGCGCGGTGCGGATCGGGACCGCGGACGGGACGACCGAGCACGACGTGCGCGACGTGCGGCTGGAGTCGCTGCGCAAGGCCGTGGGCGTGGTGTTCGAAGAGGCGTTCCTGTTCTCCGACACCATCCGCGGCAACATCGCCTACGGGCGGCCGGACGCGTCCGAAGCGGAGATCGTCGCCGCGGCCCGCGCCGCGGAAGCGCACGAGTTCATCACCGAGCTGCCCGACGGCTACGACACGATGGTCGGCGAGCGCGGCCTGACGCTCTCCGGCGGTCAGCGGCAGCGGGTGGCGCTGGCCCGCGCACTGCTGTCCGACCCGCGGATCCTGGTGCTCGACGACGCCACCTCGGCGGTCGACCCGGCCACCGAGGCCGCCATCCACGACACGCTGCGCTCGGTCACCGCGCAGCGCACGACGCTGCTGATCGCGCACCGCCGCTCCACGCTCGCGTTGGCCGACCGGGTGGCGGTGCTGGAGGAGGGCCGCGTCGTCGATGTGGGGACGCAGCACGAGCTGGAGCGGCGCTGCACGCTGTTCCGCTCGTTGCTGGCCGGGCCGGGCGAGTCGATCGAGACGCCGCACGCGGCTCCGGAGACGACCTCGGCGCAACTGTGGCCGGAGGTCGCGGACGAGCCGGAGGCAGCGCACACGATCACGGCGCCGCAAGGCCCTGGTGCGCGCGGAACCTCGACGAGCAGCAAGGACGCCACTCCCCTGACCCCGGAATTGAAAGCAGGGATCCGACGACTGCCCGCGGCCACCGAGGCTCCGCGGCTGCCCGGCGTCGACGCCACCGCCCCCGACCCGCAGTTCCGGCTGACGCGGCTGCTGCGGCCGATCCGCTGGGGCCTGGTGCTCACCGTCGCGCTGGTCGCCGGAGACGCGCTGACTTCGATCGCACTGCCGTCGCTGGTGCGCGAGGGCGTCGACCGCGGAGTCGGCGCGGGCGATCCGGCGACGCTGTGGACGGTCACCGCGGTCGGCGCTGCGGTGGTGCTCGCGGCCTGGCTGGTGATCAAGGCGCAGACCGTGATCACCGCCCGCACCGGCGAGACGCTGCTGTACCTGCTGCGGGTGCGCAGCTTCGCGCACCTGCAGCGGCTCGGGCTGGACTACTACGAGCGCGAACTCGCCGGGCGGATCATGACCCGGATGACCACCGACGTCGACGCGTTGTCGACGTTCCTGCAGACCGGCATGGCCACCGCCGTGGTCAGCGTGTTCACCATCGTCGGCATCGCGGTCGCGCTGCTGATCACCGACCTGTCGCTGGCACTGGTGGCGCTGGCGGTGCTGCCGCCGCTGATCGTCGCGACGGTGCTGTTCCGCAGGGTCGCGGCGACCGCCTACGCGGAGGCCCGGGAACGGGTGAGCACGGTGAACGCGGACCTGCAGGAGAACGTCTCCGGCCTGCGGGTCGCCCAGGCGCACCGCCGCGAACGCCATTCCGCGAAGGTTTTCGCGCAGCGCAGCGACGCCTACCGGCGGTCGAGGCTGCGGGCGCAGCGCTACATCGCCACGTTCTTCCCGTTCACCACGCTGCTGTCCGAGCTGGCGCAAGCGGCGGTGCTGGGCGTCGGCGCCACCCGGGTCGCCACCGGCGACCTGACCGCCGGAGTCCTGGTGGCGTTCCTGCTCTACCTGGGCATGTTCTTCTCGCCGGTGCAGCAGCTGTCGGGCGTGTTCGACCAGTACCAGCAGGCGCGGGTCGGGCTGCGCCGCATCGGTGAGCTGCTGCGCACGCCGACCTCGGTGCCCGCGGCGGCCGAGCCGGTCGAGGTGCCGCCCCGGTTCGCCGGTGAGGTCGAGGTGCGCGACGTGTCGTTCCGGTACCCGGGCACCGACGAGCCCGCGCTGCGGGACATCTCGCTGAAGATCGACCCGGGTACCACGGTCGCCCTGGTCGGGCCGACCGGGGCGGGCAAGTCGACGCTGGTGAAGCTGCTCGCCCGGTTCTACGACGTGACCGCGGGAGCGGTGCTGATCGACGGGATCGACGTGCGCCGCTTCGAACCTGCCGGCTACCACCACCGGCTCGCGGTCGTCCCGCAGGAGGGCTACCTGTTCGCAGGCGACGTCGCCGCGAACATCGCCTACGGCCGCCCGGACGCGACCGATGCGGAGATCGAGGCCGCCGCCCGCGACGTGGGCGCGCTGCCCGGCATCGCGATGCTGCCGAACGGGTTCCGCCAGCAGGTCGGCGAACGCGGCCGGGAGCTCTCGGCCGGTCAGCGCCAGCTCGTGGCGCTGGCCCGCGCGGAACTGGTCCGCCCCGACCTGCTGCTGCTGGACGAGGCGACCGCGGCGCTGGACCCGGCGACGGAATCGCTGGTCATCTCGGCGAGCGACAAGCTGGCCGCGCGCCGCACGACGTTCGTGGTGGCGCACCGGCTGGGCACCGCAGCCCGGGCGGACCGCATCGTGGTGATCGACGGCGGGCAGGTCGTGGAGGACGGCAGCCACTCGGAGTTGATGGAGCTCGGCGGCCAGTACGCGCGGCTGTGGCACGCCACCGACGCGCACTCGCACTCCGCACCAGGCGTCGGAACGGTGCGGACACGGCACTGA
- a CDS encoding multifunctional oxoglutarate decarboxylase/oxoglutarate dehydrogenase thiamine pyrophosphate-binding subunit/dihydrolipoyllysine-residue succinyltransferase subunit has protein sequence MYEQYLQDPASVDPAWHEFFADYKPGQAASGSVAADNSASAAGSASSTTTVSGTTTATASRGTGNGQIGSAGTQNAQQSQPAKVAEPKAGNSAPPKAAESKPAKPAEPKAGKPAEQNAAESKSAKPAEPKPSPQQAAKAAPVKDDGAGEETKPLRGAAAAIAKNMEQSLTVPTATSVRAVPAKLLFDNRIVINNHLKRNKGGKVSFTHLIGYAMVRALRDFPNMNRHFGEDAKGKPAAITPEHVNLGLAIDMPGKDGSRNLVVASIKGCEQMSFQQFWQAYEDIIRKARNGALTAEDFAGTTISLTNPGPSGTNHSVPRLTKGQSAIIGVGAMDYPAEFQGASEKALVEMGISKIVTLTSTYDHRVIQGAESGDFLRKVHELLLGEDGFFDDIFSSLRIPYEPIRWTQDIPEGAVDKTARVLELIDAYRTRGHLMADIDPLNYRQRRHEDLDVLSHGLTLWDLDREFAVGGFAGQQYMSLRDVLGVLRDSYCRTVGVEYMHILEPDEREWLQNRVEKPHEKPEQSEQKYILSKLNAAEAFETFLQTKYVGQKRFSLEGAETVVPLLDAVLDSSAESDLDEVVVGMPHRGRLNVLANIVGKPISQIFREFEGNLDPGQAHGSGDVKYHLGAEGKYFRMFGDGETKVSLTSNPSHLEAVDPVLEGIVRAKQDILDKGQEGFTVLPVLMHGDAAFAGQGVVAETLNLSLLRGYRTGGTVHVVVNNQVGYTTAPEHSRSSKYSTDVAKMTGSPVFHVNGDDPEACVWVAKLAVEYRQKFGKDVVIDMVCYRRRGHNEGDDPSMTQPSMYDAIDKMRSVRKTYTEALIGRGDITVDEAEKALKDYASQLEHVFNEVRELEKYPPEPSPSVESEQQVPTKLITAISQDTLDRIARSHVDLPEGFTPHSRVKPVLERRAKMAVEGEIDWGFGELLAFGSLAMEGRPVRLTGQDSRRGTFGQRHSVLIDRKTGAEYTPLQNLSEDQAKFLPYDSALSEFAAMGFEYGYSVANPDALVAWEAQFGDFFNGAQSIIDEFISSGEAKWGQRSDVVLLLPHGHEGQGPDHSSARIERWLQLCAEGSMTVALPSTPANYFHLLRRHSLDGIHRPLVVFTPKSMLRMKAATSSVGDFTEGKFTSVIDDPTQPDPSAVRRVVLCSGKLYYELAAEKEKQGHTDTAVVRLEQLYPLPHRKLGALLDHYSNATDVRWVQEEPANQGAWPFLGLKLREHFPERLRELQRVSRRPMAAPATGLKAVHDVEQAEVVQNTFA, from the coding sequence ATGTACGAGCAGTACCTCCAAGATCCCGCGTCGGTTGACCCCGCGTGGCACGAGTTCTTCGCCGACTACAAGCCGGGGCAGGCGGCCTCGGGTTCGGTAGCCGCCGACAACTCCGCGAGCGCGGCCGGTTCTGCGAGCAGCACGACGACCGTTTCCGGCACGACCACGGCGACCGCGTCGCGCGGTACCGGCAACGGGCAGATCGGATCCGCCGGAACCCAGAACGCGCAGCAGTCCCAGCCCGCCAAGGTTGCCGAGCCGAAGGCCGGCAACTCCGCACCGCCGAAGGCGGCGGAGTCGAAGCCGGCCAAGCCCGCCGAGCCGAAGGCCGGCAAGCCCGCGGAGCAGAACGCGGCGGAGTCGAAGTCGGCCAAGCCCGCCGAGCCGAAGCCGTCCCCGCAGCAGGCCGCGAAGGCCGCTCCGGTCAAGGACGACGGCGCGGGCGAGGAGACCAAGCCGCTGCGCGGCGCGGCCGCGGCGATCGCCAAGAACATGGAGCAGTCGCTGACCGTGCCGACCGCGACGAGCGTGCGCGCGGTCCCGGCCAAGCTGCTGTTCGACAACCGCATCGTGATCAACAATCACCTGAAGCGGAACAAGGGCGGCAAGGTCTCGTTCACGCACCTGATCGGCTACGCCATGGTGCGGGCGCTGCGGGACTTCCCGAACATGAACCGGCACTTCGGCGAGGACGCCAAGGGCAAGCCCGCCGCGATCACGCCGGAGCACGTCAACCTCGGCCTGGCGATCGACATGCCCGGCAAGGACGGTTCGCGCAACCTCGTGGTGGCCTCCATCAAGGGCTGCGAACAGATGAGCTTCCAGCAGTTCTGGCAGGCCTACGAGGACATCATCCGCAAGGCCCGCAACGGCGCGCTGACCGCGGAGGACTTCGCGGGCACCACGATCTCGCTGACCAACCCCGGCCCGTCCGGCACGAACCACTCGGTGCCGCGGCTGACCAAGGGCCAGTCCGCGATCATCGGCGTCGGGGCGATGGACTACCCGGCGGAGTTCCAGGGCGCCTCGGAGAAGGCCCTGGTCGAGATGGGCATCAGCAAGATCGTCACGCTGACCTCGACCTACGACCACCGGGTCATCCAGGGCGCCGAGTCCGGCGACTTCCTGCGCAAGGTGCACGAGCTGCTGCTGGGCGAGGACGGGTTCTTCGACGACATCTTCTCGTCGCTGCGCATCCCGTACGAGCCGATCCGCTGGACCCAGGACATCCCCGAGGGCGCGGTGGACAAGACCGCGCGGGTGCTGGAGCTGATCGACGCCTACCGCACGCGCGGGCACCTGATGGCCGACATCGACCCGCTGAACTACCGGCAGCGCAGGCACGAGGACCTGGACGTGCTCTCGCACGGCCTCACCCTCTGGGACCTGGACCGGGAGTTCGCCGTGGGCGGCTTCGCGGGTCAGCAGTACATGTCGCTGCGCGACGTGCTGGGCGTGCTGCGGGACTCCTACTGCCGCACGGTCGGCGTGGAGTACATGCACATCCTCGAACCGGACGAGCGGGAATGGCTGCAGAACCGGGTCGAGAAGCCGCACGAGAAGCCGGAGCAGTCCGAGCAGAAGTACATCCTGTCCAAGCTCAACGCCGCCGAGGCGTTCGAGACGTTCCTGCAGACCAAGTACGTCGGGCAGAAGCGGTTCTCGCTGGAGGGCGCCGAGACGGTGGTGCCGCTGCTGGACGCGGTGCTGGACTCCTCGGCCGAATCCGACCTGGACGAGGTCGTCGTCGGGATGCCGCACCGCGGCAGGCTCAACGTGCTGGCCAACATCGTCGGCAAGCCGATCTCGCAGATCTTCCGCGAGTTCGAGGGCAACCTGGACCCCGGCCAGGCGCACGGTTCCGGCGACGTGAAGTACCACCTGGGCGCGGAGGGCAAGTACTTCCGCATGTTCGGCGACGGCGAGACGAAGGTGTCGCTGACCTCGAACCCCTCGCACCTGGAAGCCGTGGACCCGGTGCTGGAAGGCATCGTCCGCGCCAAGCAGGACATCCTGGACAAGGGCCAGGAGGGCTTCACGGTGCTGCCGGTGCTGATGCACGGCGACGCCGCGTTCGCCGGGCAGGGCGTGGTCGCCGAGACGCTGAACCTCTCGCTGCTGCGCGGCTACCGCACCGGCGGCACGGTGCACGTGGTGGTGAACAACCAGGTCGGCTACACGACCGCGCCGGAGCACTCCCGCTCCAGCAAGTACTCCACCGACGTGGCGAAGATGACCGGTTCGCCGGTGTTCCACGTCAACGGCGACGATCCCGAGGCGTGCGTCTGGGTGGCGAAGCTGGCCGTGGAGTACCGCCAGAAGTTCGGCAAGGACGTCGTGATCGACATGGTGTGCTACCGCCGCCGCGGGCACAACGAGGGCGACGACCCGTCGATGACGCAGCCGTCGATGTACGACGCGATCGACAAGATGCGCAGCGTGCGCAAGACCTACACCGAGGCGCTGATCGGCCGCGGCGACATCACCGTCGACGAGGCCGAGAAGGCGCTCAAGGACTACGCCAGCCAGCTGGAGCACGTGTTCAACGAGGTCCGCGAGCTGGAGAAGTACCCGCCGGAGCCGAGCCCGTCGGTGGAGTCGGAGCAGCAGGTGCCGACGAAGCTGATCACCGCGATCTCGCAGGACACGCTGGACCGCATCGCCCGGTCGCACGTGGACCTGCCGGAGGGCTTCACCCCGCACTCGCGGGTCAAGCCGGTGCTGGAGCGGCGCGCCAAAATGGCCGTCGAGGGCGAGATCGACTGGGGCTTCGGCGAGCTGCTCGCGTTCGGCTCGCTGGCGATGGAGGGCCGCCCGGTGCGGCTGACCGGGCAGGACAGCCGCCGCGGCACGTTCGGCCAGCGGCACTCGGTGCTGATCGACCGCAAGACCGGCGCCGAGTACACCCCGCTGCAGAACCTCTCCGAGGACCAGGCGAAGTTCCTGCCCTACGACTCGGCGCTGTCCGAGTTCGCGGCGATGGGCTTCGAGTACGGCTACTCGGTGGCCAACCCGGATGCGCTGGTGGCGTGGGAAGCCCAGTTCGGCGACTTCTTCAACGGCGCGCAGTCGATCATCGACGAGTTCATCTCCTCCGGTGAGGCCAAGTGGGGCCAGCGCTCCGACGTGGTGCTGCTGCTGCCGCACGGCCACGAGGGCCAGGGCCCGGACCACAGCTCGGCGCGCATCGAGCGCTGGTTGCAGCTGTGCGCGGAGGGCTCGATGACGGTCGCGCTGCCGTCCACTCCGGCGAACTACTTCCACCTGCTGCGCAGGCATTCGCTGGACGGCATCCACCGGCCGCTGGTGGTGTTCACGCCGAAGTCGATGCTGCGGATGAAGGCCGCGACCAGCTCGGTCGGCGACTTCACCGAGGGCAAGTTCACCTCGGTCATCGACGATCCGACGCAGCCGGACCCGTCCGCGGTGCGCCGCGTGGTGCTGTGCTCCGGCAAGCTCTACTACGAGCTGGCCGCGGAGAAGGAGAAGCAGGGCCACACCGACACCGCGGTCGTGCGGCTGGAGCAGCTCTACCCGCTGCCCCACCGCAAGCTCGGTGCGCTGCTGGACCACTACTCGAACGCCACCGACGTCCGGTGGGTGCAGGAGGAACCGGCGAACCAGGGCGCCTGGCCGTTCCTGGGCCTGAAGCTGCGCGAGCACTTCCCGGAGCGGCTGCGCGAGCTGCAGCGGGTGTCCCGCCGGCCGATGGCCGCCCCGGCCACCGGGCTCAAGGCGGTGCACGACGTGGAGCAGGCCGAGGTCGTGCAGAACACCTTCGCCTGA
- a CDS encoding DUF6104 family protein — protein MYFTDRGIEELEQRRGDEEVTLAWLADRMRAFVDLNPEFEDATERLATFLARDDTDED, from the coding sequence GTGTACTTCACCGACCGTGGCATCGAGGAGTTGGAGCAGCGTCGCGGCGATGAAGAGGTGACGTTGGCGTGGCTCGCGGACCGGATGCGCGCGTTCGTGGACCTGAACCCGGAATTCGAGGACGCGACCGAACGCCTCGCCACATTCCTCGCCCGCGACGACACCGACGAGGACTGA
- a CDS encoding LuxR C-terminal-related transcriptional regulator, giving the protein MSTGLDVELERIADSVAAGTGAVRVLTAPRARGRTTALRRLAEMTRARVLSATCTPDESETPFALLHQLSGHTGIEEFDDVATTRHRFWRFLVAAEPVLLLVDDVHWADDESARVLAYAGRRVGGRSLGLVCTAAAEWPLRAELATLPSTTVPGSSDGDARELLGDVPAHVVHGLLELCERNPLVLRETAAELSPEQLSGRVPLPAEPVIGPRGARAFAPAVPDRTRDWLLLLALGPALPVCLRAARALELQPDDLAPAERAGIVRTAPELTWRSGLERAAVRQRATLAETARTCAALAAATDPQQWPAEHAEHLAGSLTEPERAAAALARATVPMAQQGRVLDAYTAANRAVAGATDPAERERFRIIAAELAWLAGYVEHALDLLAVPIRHSSDAELSAAIMRAVIHGFTESWTTGWRLLPIGGGTEPGSSEHTLRLVVTALTAGWEVASPDSLRRAVGSLRERLGAATESVPGAVPALETVVSGHSDPGVGDRQALRTLAWWSRSSDAVHPKAWPPPLLPVFIGEEEHYAELFTHLMRGDHVRSAPSTRALLLLKLAVTKTALGQWDSAAQRAADSARLAEDLGHHALRCEALLAVAWINAGQGDERTCRSWLEEATSGPASPGAALTEQWIRGLLALSCGRGEEAWERLRALRRPAENPHHLLVQRMSTVDATEAAMLAGRTDEAAEVVRGFAAWVAAGAADWARLDLARCWALLGGDAADGAETGSGEDLLAIAARAGRPFATARTELQIGSALRRRKRHQDARAHLRSAEERFDRLGATAWSRRAHAELRATGDAHSRPELPDPLTPQERQIADLAAQGLTNRQIASTLALSPRTVGYHLYKIFPKLDITSRAQLGAALRRLPG; this is encoded by the coding sequence ATGAGCACCGGACTCGACGTCGAGCTGGAGCGCATCGCGGACTCGGTCGCCGCGGGCACCGGAGCGGTGCGCGTGCTGACCGCTCCGCGCGCACGGGGACGCACCACCGCGCTGCGGCGACTCGCCGAGATGACGCGCGCACGGGTTCTGTCCGCGACCTGCACACCGGACGAGAGCGAGACCCCGTTCGCGCTGTTGCACCAGCTCAGCGGGCACACCGGTATCGAAGAGTTCGACGACGTCGCCACGACGCGGCATCGGTTCTGGCGCTTCCTCGTGGCCGCCGAACCGGTGTTGCTACTGGTCGACGACGTGCATTGGGCGGACGACGAGTCGGCGCGGGTGCTCGCCTACGCGGGCCGCCGAGTCGGCGGGCGTTCGCTCGGGCTGGTGTGCACGGCCGCCGCGGAATGGCCGTTGCGCGCGGAATTGGCAACGCTGCCCTCGACGACCGTGCCGGGCAGTTCGGACGGCGATGCCCGCGAACTGCTGGGCGACGTGCCTGCACACGTGGTCCACGGGCTGCTGGAACTGTGCGAGCGCAACCCCCTGGTGCTGCGCGAGACCGCCGCCGAGCTCAGCCCCGAGCAGCTCAGCGGCCGGGTGCCGTTGCCTGCCGAGCCGGTGATCGGGCCGCGGGGTGCCCGAGCCTTCGCACCGGCCGTCCCGGACCGCACCCGCGACTGGCTGTTGCTGCTGGCGCTGGGACCGGCCCTGCCGGTGTGCTTGCGTGCCGCACGGGCGCTCGAGCTGCAACCGGACGATCTGGCGCCGGCTGAGCGGGCGGGCATCGTCCGCACCGCACCCGAGCTCACCTGGCGCTCCGGCCTGGAACGCGCCGCGGTGCGGCAGCGCGCCACGCTCGCCGAAACGGCACGCACCTGCGCGGCCCTGGCCGCGGCGACCGATCCGCAGCAGTGGCCCGCCGAACACGCCGAACACCTCGCCGGTTCGCTGACCGAACCGGAACGTGCCGCGGCAGCGCTCGCCCGCGCTACCGTCCCGATGGCCCAGCAGGGACGGGTGCTGGACGCCTACACCGCTGCCAACCGCGCGGTCGCCGGCGCCACCGACCCCGCGGAGCGGGAGCGGTTCCGCATCATCGCCGCCGAATTGGCCTGGCTGGCCGGGTACGTCGAGCACGCGCTCGACCTGCTCGCGGTGCCGATCCGGCACAGCAGCGATGCGGAGCTGAGCGCGGCGATCATGCGCGCGGTCATCCACGGCTTCACCGAGTCCTGGACCACCGGGTGGCGCCTGCTGCCGATCGGCGGTGGAACGGAACCCGGCAGCTCCGAGCACACCCTGCGGCTCGTCGTCACCGCGCTCACCGCCGGTTGGGAGGTGGCATCCCCCGACTCGTTGCGCCGGGCCGTGGGCTCGCTGCGCGAACGGCTCGGCGCGGCCACCGAATCCGTGCCGGGCGCGGTGCCCGCGCTGGAGACCGTCGTGTCCGGGCACAGCGATCCCGGCGTTGGCGATCGGCAGGCGCTGCGGACGCTGGCGTGGTGGTCGCGTTCCTCGGACGCGGTGCATCCGAAGGCGTGGCCGCCGCCGTTGCTGCCGGTGTTCATCGGCGAGGAGGAGCACTACGCGGAACTGTTCACGCACCTGATGCGTGGTGATCACGTGCGGTCCGCCCCCAGCACGCGAGCCTTGTTGCTGCTCAAGCTGGCGGTGACGAAAACCGCGCTCGGGCAGTGGGATTCCGCCGCACAACGGGCCGCCGACAGCGCCCGCCTGGCCGAAGACCTCGGCCACCACGCCTTGCGCTGCGAGGCGCTGCTGGCCGTTGCGTGGATCAACGCCGGGCAAGGCGATGAGCGCACGTGCCGGTCATGGCTGGAGGAAGCCACCAGCGGGCCGGCGTCACCGGGCGCGGCGCTGACCGAGCAGTGGATCCGCGGCTTGCTCGCGCTGTCCTGCGGGCGCGGTGAAGAAGCCTGGGAGCGCCTGCGCGCGTTGCGGCGTCCCGCGGAGAATCCGCACCACCTGCTCGTGCAACGCATGTCCACAGTGGACGCGACGGAGGCGGCGATGCTGGCCGGGAGGACCGACGAGGCCGCGGAGGTCGTGCGGGGATTCGCGGCTTGGGTCGCCGCAGGTGCGGCCGACTGGGCGCGGCTCGACCTCGCGCGGTGCTGGGCACTGCTCGGCGGCGATGCGGCCGACGGAGCCGAAACCGGCTCGGGCGAAGACCTGCTCGCGATCGCTGCCCGCGCAGGCAGGCCGTTCGCCACCGCGCGCACCGAACTGCAGATCGGCTCCGCGCTGCGCCGCCGCAAACGCCACCAGGACGCCCGCGCGCACCTGCGCTCCGCCGAGGAGCGGTTCGACCGGCTCGGCGCCACCGCTTGGAGCCGCCGCGCGCACGCCGAACTCCGCGCGACCGGGGACGCGCACTCCCGGCCCGAACTGCCCGATCCGCTCACCCCGCAGGAGCGGCAGATCGCCGATCTCGCAGCGCAGGGGCTCACCAACCGGCAGATAGCAAGCACGCTGGCGCTGAGCCCGCGCACCGTCGGCTACCACCTGTACAAGATCTTCCCGAAGCTGGACATCACTTCCCGCGCCCAGCTAGGCGCAGCGCTGCGTCGTCTACCCGGCTGA
- a CDS encoding Rieske (2Fe-2S) protein, which yields MTATPVARQAAARSDEVPEGGRHVVDIAGTTIGLFRFQGVLHAYENVCPHQGGPVCQGRLVSRVTEKLDADKRSRGLDFDTEDLHIVCPWHGFEYSLATGSHPGRPQIKLRAFDVEEAEGTIYVHV from the coding sequence ATGACCGCTACCCCGGTTGCGCGGCAAGCCGCCGCGCGCAGCGACGAAGTTCCGGAAGGCGGCAGGCACGTCGTCGACATCGCGGGCACGACGATCGGTCTCTTCCGCTTCCAGGGCGTGCTGCACGCCTACGAGAACGTGTGCCCGCACCAGGGCGGGCCGGTTTGCCAGGGACGGCTGGTGTCCCGGGTGACCGAGAAGCTCGACGCGGACAAGCGCAGCCGCGGCCTCGACTTCGACACCGAAGACCTGCACATCGTCTGCCCGTGGCACGGCTTCGAGTACAGCCTGGCCACCGGTTCGCACCCGGGCCGCCCGCAGATCAAACTGCGCGCTTTCGATGTGGAGGAAGCGGAGGGAACGATCTATGTCCACGTCTGA